The Thermobifida halotolerans sequence ACTAGCTTCATCCGGGTCTATCGGCATGTATCCAACTTTACCAGATGGCTATCTGGCTGCAGTTGTTCTCATGTGGAATCATTGCAGGTTGCGCGGATATCTGGAGGTGGAGGATGCGGGATTGGCACGATAACTATCGGGAGTTTGTAAGTGTCTCCCATAAAAGCGGCCCTGGTTCGGTGTAGGCGCACCGGACCAGGGCCTTAGCCCCCGACCTGACCAAACCAGGTGGTGACTCGTGCGTAAGGCTATCTCTCTCTGTTCCTGCTCCTTTCTGGGGACCGTTGTGCTGCTGGCGGCCCTCCGGCCCGTCCCCGCATCCCCCTCGCCTCGGCGGCGGCCGGTGGTCCACCGGCCCCGGCACGCCGCGCCGCCGCCCCGGCAGGCGCGGGCCATCCCGCCGCGCATCCCTGACTACCCCGAGTTCGTCAGGTGCGCCCGGCGGTACTCGGCCCTGTGGGAGATCACCTACGAATACGGCTCCCCCTGCCCCTACACCGCGCGCAACCGGGTCACCGGCAGGGTGGTGGCCGTGGACGATGTGGACCTGCTCGACCACATCCTGGCCACCTACGAGCCCCCGCACCCGGTGCGCGGCTACTACGGACAGCAGCGCAAGCGTGTCCGCGCCTACCTGAACGGCGGGGAGCAGTGATGGCCGACCACGTCCTCACCCCCGACCAGGTCGCGCTGCTGGCCGACGGCCGCGCCTATGTGGAAGACCACGCGCAAGGAATGGCCGTCGTCCTGGGTTCCGACCGGCTTATTCTGCCCGTCCACAGCGTGGAGCGGACGGTCACCGCGCTGGCCAACCTTGACAGCCTGCTCGGCGCGGCACTGTCGGCCGTGGCCCTGTACCGCCGCACCCACCCCTGGAACAGCCGTGGGAAGGAGTCGCGGTGAGCGTCGCGTTCACGTCCTTTCCCGGCCTGCCTACCAGTGTGGCCGCCGCCCGCCGGTTCGTGGCCGGAATCCTGCGCGCCTGCCCGGAGGCGACCGCGCCCGAGGAGGTGGTGGACCGGGCCGAGCTGATCACCTCAGAACTCTGCACGAACGCCCTGCGGCACACCCGCTCCGGCGACCCCGGGCAGACCTTCACCGTGTGGATACGGGTGGACGAACACGGCGTGCGCGGCGAGGTCCACACCGAGCCCGTCCGGCTGCCCCACCTCGTGCCGCAGGTGGTGGAATCCCACCCGTGGTGCGAGTCCGGCCGGGGCCTGTTCCTCGTGGACCAGTTGGCCACCAAGTGGGGAACCCTCTCCCCGTGGGAGAACGGCGTGTACTTCCTGCTCGCCTGGCCCCAACCCCGGTGACGCTTCCTGACGCCGGGGGCCGGTTCTCCGCGATCCTC is a genomic window containing:
- a CDS encoding ATP-binding protein translates to MSVAFTSFPGLPTSVAAARRFVAGILRACPEATAPEEVVDRAELITSELCTNALRHTRSGDPGQTFTVWIRVDEHGVRGEVHTEPVRLPHLVPQVVESHPWCESGRGLFLVDQLATKWGTLSPWENGVYFLLAWPQPR